Genomic DNA from Pelosinus sp. IPA-1:
TTTGCCAAAATATAGCAACAAAGATTTTTGAACTTTCATGAATTGTGCCGTCTCCAGGTTTATCTGATCTACTCCTGTAAAGCAACTTAGCTTTGCAGGAGTTCATATTTTAGGGGGATATTTTTGGAGGGGCAGAATTGACTTGTTGGAAATTGGATTAATTATGTAATAGTAATAAATCCTTAATTAATTCAATGGGCATGCCGATTACTATGAACCGCTCCTTCGGTAGCGAGTTCTTTATTTGTCATAAATCTGACATAATTTTCATGTATAATTCTTGTGGAAATAAAATTGATTGAGTCTCTGTAATATATAGTTGTGCCTGTTTTCACCATAACGTTCTAATAAAGAAGTATCTTTTTAAGGACTAATTTTGATTATGTTCATATTTCCAGGATAATCAAACCATACAATAGCAGGGAAAAAAGGGGTACTTAACGAATAATATATATTATGTAAAGTTAATTTTCTATATTATGGGAGGAAACAATGTTCGAATTTTTTACTGAAATAGGAAACAGAATTATAAATGGCGGATTCAAAATGCATTTGGTAGTTTTCTTCATTAGTTTAGCGTTAGGCATTATCATACTACGGTTGGTATTTTCTAAACTCCTCAAAATAATTGCAAACAGAACAAAAATTTCTTATCCTCTGCTAGAGCAAACATTTAGGGGAATACCTACCTTGCTAGGCATTCTCATTGGCCTTTACGCTGTCATGGAAATCCTAACAATTCCGCCGAGGCCGCTACTCTTTGTTCAGGGCTTGTTCCATTCTATTACCATTCTGTCCGTGACCCTTATGGTCGCCCATTTGGGCTCTGGATATCTTAAACACAAGCTCGGAAAAACATCCAAAAACTTCGCTTCCACTTCGATCATAGTCACGGCAATCGATTTGACCGTTTATGCCATCGGCATATTGATTTTGCTTGAATCTTTTGGAGTTTCGATATCTCCGTTGATCACTGCTTTGGGTGTTGGCGGTTTGGCTACAGCTTTGGCATTGCAGGACACGTTGGCGAATTTATTTTCTGGCATCAACATTCTAGTGTCCAAACAAATCAAGATGGGTGACTTCGTTAGGCTATCAAGCGGCGAAGAGGGCCATGTGGTAGACATGAATTGGCGCAATACCACAATAAAAACCCCTACTGAGAACATGGCTGTCGTACCCAACAAAACAATCGCTTCCGCCATAATCACCAATTATGCCCAGCCCTTTGCTGAATGTTCTATCTCAATCCCTATAGGAGTCAGTTATGAAAGTGATTTGGATCATGTAGAAGAAGTTACTGCCGCGGTTGCAAAAGAAATTCTCCAAGAAACTGAGGGAGGCATCAAAAATTTCGAACCCTTTATCCGGTATGGCAGTTTCGGTGGGGCCAGTATTAATTTCAATGTTATTCTTCGGGTAAAGACCGTAACGGATCAGCACCTCGTTCGCCACGAATTCATCAAGAGAATTTATAAACGTTACCAACAGGAGGGAATAATAATTCCGATTCAAAAATGAACCGACTTGTCGTCTTGGAAATATTACTGCAAAAGAAATGATTGGTAAGGTCGCGGCTTGTCTTCATCATTCCCGAGCTGAAATTTAAAAGTTATAAAATAAAGCTCACGCTTGCCATTTGGCAAACGTGAGCTTTAAAATTTTTATCGTGGCACCGTAAAGTATCTCTATTTTTTTTCAGTGAAATAGTAAAGTAATGCGGCAATTGGCATACTAAGTCCTAACATAGAAGCAAGCATCCAGCCACCGGAGGCATATGCCCAGCCGCCTAAGGAAGAACCAATTGCTCCACCAATAAAGAAAACTGCCATGAATACGCCATTTAAGCGTCCGCGTATTTCGTTTCCTAGAGAATAAATTGTCCGCTGACCGAGAACGAGATTACCCGATACTGCCATATCCAACATAATAGCTGCAACGACTAGTATAGCTAAAGCAATTGCTGAGTCATCTTGAACAATAAGGGGAAGTAAAAAGGATACAGCGGCAATTACGATTGCAGAACCAGTTAATACTCGTGTCCAACCCTTATCAGCTAACCTTCCTGCAATAGGAGCTGCTATAGCACCAGACACACCAGCTAATGCAAAGAGTGCAATGCCTTGTTGTGATAAATGAAAATGATTCGTTAGCCATAAAGGAACTACTGTCCAAAACAGACTAAAAGCACCGAACAAACAAGCTTGGTAGAAGGCTCGACGACGCAAAATACTCTTGGTTTTAAAAAGTAACCACAAAGAACCAATTAATTCACCATAATTCATGGTAGGCGAAGGTTTGCGCTCAGGAAGAACAAGGGCTAACAAAACCGTCAATACAGTTGTAATGATGGCAGAGAGAGCAAAGACTGCCTGCCATCCCCAAAGATCAGTAATAAAGCTGGCTATAGGCCGGGCAAGCATAATTCCAAGCAACAGTCCACTCATTATATTTCCTACCACTTGGCCTCGCCGCTCTTCCGTTGCTAAATGGGCGGCATATGGTACTAATATTTGAGCTGCGACTGAGCCGAGTCCGATAAACATTGCTGTCACAAGAAACAACAGCGCATTATGTGCCAAAGATGCTGCGACTAATGCACAAATCACGACTGCTAATGCAGATACAACTAACCGTCGATTTTCAATGAGATCGCTAAGTGGAACAATAAATAATAAACCAATAACATAGCCAACTTGGGTTAATGTTACAATTAATCCTGCTGACGCTGCAGAAAGATTCGTATCTACACTGATGAGCCCAATTAAAGGTTGTGCATAATAAAGATTGGCAACAATAACCCCGCATGCAATTGCTAATAAAAGTGTAACCCAATTTGGGACTGTATTCGTTTTCGTTTGTACGTGATTCATATGGTGATCCCTTCCTTAGTTTTCATTTTATCTAAAACTGAACGTTCAGTTTCTATAAACATATTATAAACTGAACGTTTAGTATTGTAAAGAAAAACTTTCTTTTCTTGAGATAAAATATTTAGTATACTGTACGTATAGTTTTATTGATGATTTCTTGTATAATATATAAAGAAGGTGTTTTCTTGGAGAAGAAAAAAGGGCGTCCCCGTAATATCGAAACAGAAAAAGCGATTCTTGCTGCTTCCTACGACTTATTACTTGAAAATGGTTTTGGAACTGTAACTGTAGATAAAATTGCAGAAAGAGCCAAGGTAAGTAAAGCCACAATTTATAAATGGTGGCCTAATAAAGCGGCTGTTGTAATGGACGGCTTTTTATCTGCTGCTATGGCAAGGCTTCCAGTACCGGATACAGGATCAGCGATTACTGATATCGTTATACAAGCGACTAATTTAGCTCGATTTTTAACTAGCCGTGAAGGAAAAGTAATCAATGAATTAATTGCAGAAGGGCAAGCTGATTTAAAGTTGGCTGAGGAATATCGATTAAGATATTTCAATCCGCGACGATTGGATTCGCGGCGCATTTTAGAACGAGGCGTGCAGCGAGGCGAATTGAAGAAAGACCTCAATATTGAATTGTGCATTGACCTAATTTACGGACCTCTTTTTTATCGATTATTAGTTACAGGTGAAAAGTTAGATGAATCTGTTATAGAAGTTTTAGTTAACTATGCTTTTGAGGGAATTAAGTCAAAGTAAGTGAAGACTCCAAAATATAACAGAAAAATATAACGAGTATATATGACAAACTCCTGCAGAGCAAGCTAGCTTTGCAGGGGGTTGTATTTTAATAATTAAAAGAATAGAAGGAACTGTAAAAGTATGTCACAATTTTCTGTGTTTTCTATTGATTAAATTAGAATCTTAGTTTATAATGAAGAAAACTTGTATGAAGAGTAACAACTGACAAGTTGGAAGAGAATAGAGGGTATTATTAATTGCAAATTCTTAAAGCAAATATTACACAACAAGTTATTGAATATTTAAAGAAAAATATTGAGAATGGTACCTGGGCAGTTGGAGAAAAAATTCCTTCCGAAAATAATCTAACGGAAATTCTAGGTGTAAGCCGAGCAAGTGTAAGGGTAGCAATTCAACAGTTTATTGCCTTAGATGCTTTGCAGAGTATTCAAGGAAAAGGTACATTTGTAAAGACGAATAATATTACGGGAGTTGGTAGTAACTTAAATGCAATTGATGAAGCTAACTATGATGATATAATCCAAGTTTTAGAATTTAGAAGAATTATTGAGACTGAATGTGCGTATATTGCTGCTCAACAGGCAACAGATGAAACGATAAACAACCTAAAGAGATATCTGGGAAATATGAAAGATAGTATTGATCAATCCGAAGAGTTTGTTAAGCAAGACATGCTTTTTCATGAAGAAATTTGTCATGCTACTGGTAATCGTTTGTTGGAAAATTGTTTAAAAGATGTTTTTCAGCAGACGGCGAAAAACCACAAACAGATGAATGAAGCGTTTGGCTACAATGATGGAATCTACTATCATACTTTACTGTTGAAGGCGATTCAAAATAAGGATGCTAGAAAAGCAAAGAATTTGATGAAAGAGCATTTGCAGCAAGCCATAGAGCGTCTAAAGTAAGAATAAAGAAATATTTTATATATTTTTTTATTCTTACTTGTCAGACGACTAACGACTTACATCTGAAATCGAATTTTGTTACTATTAAAAGGAGGAAAAAATGGATACTAAAATTACTGATATTAAAGTTATTCTTACAGCACCTGAGGGAATCAATCTAATTGTCGTAAAAGTAGAAACAAACCAGGATGGATTATACGGTTTAGGCTGTGCAACTTTTGCCTATCGACATGTAGCAGTTAAGTGCGTGATTGAAGAATATTTAAAGCCGCTTCTAGTTGGCAAAAGCGCAGAGAAAATCGAAGAATTGTGGCAGTTGATGCATCAAAATGCCTATTGGCGTAATGGACCGATTGAAAACAATGCTATCTCTGGTGTGGATATGGCGCTGTGGGATATCAAGGGAAAAATGGCAAATATGCCATTGTATCAATTATTTGGTGGTAAGTGTCGCGAGGGAGTGCCTATTTATCGTCACGCTGATGGCAAAGATTTAAACGAATTATGCGAGAATATCCAAAAGTATAAAGAGCAAGGCATAACTCATATTCGCTGTCAAAGTGGCGGTTATGGTGGCAGTGGTTATGGCAAGGCGCCTGCTAATTCACCTATTGGTGCATTAGATGGAATTTACCTTGACAACAAAAAATATATGCGGGATACGTTAAAGTTATTTGATGGTATTCGTAGTAAAATCGGATTTGATATTGCCTTGTGTCATGATGTACATGAGCGGTTAAAACCAATTGAGGCCATTAAATTTGCATGTGAGCTAGAACAATATGACTTGTTTTTTTTGGAAGATGCTATTCCACTAGAAGAGGGTGAATGGATACGGCAACTTCGGGCTAAGACTACAATTCCGCTGGCTCAGGGAGAATTATTTAACAATCCATATGAATGGAAGACTTTGATTACTGACCGGTTAATTGATTATATTCGAGTTCATATCAGTCAAATTGGTGGTATTACGGCAGGCCGAAAATTACAGATTTTTGCTGAGCAGTTTGGTGTAAGAACTGCGTGGCATGGTCCAGGTGATATGTCACCATTAGCGCATGCGGCTAATATTCATATTGATTTAGCTGCTCCTAATTTTGGGGTGCAGGAGTGGTCAGGAACTGAGCCACCGAATTTTGTCATACAAGAGTTAAAAGGACCAAGGGAAGCTTTGCTCGATGTATTTCCTGGTATGCCAGAGTATAAGAATGGTTATGTATATGCAAATGATAAGCCGGGTTTAGGGGTTGATATTAATGAAGCCGAAGCAGCAAAATACCCCTGTGAAAATACAGTGACAACATGGACGCAGACAAGGATGATTGATGGGACACTAAATACTCCGTGAGAACGGAAACCTTTAAGAAAATTTATATAATTTAAGGAGGTATTTTGTGATGAACGTAATTTCACAGACAACGCAACCAGAAAAAGCTACTAAAAAACGTTTTATGGTCGGTTTTCTTCTCTTTCTTGGTGTTATAATCAACTACATGGATCGCAGTAATATTTCATTAGCCGCACCGTTGTTAGGAAAGGACTTAAATCTGGACTCGGTACAAATGGGCCTTATCTTTTCTGCTTTTGGATGGTCATACGCTATTTTGCAAATTCCAGGCGGATTAATTGTAGATCGTATCAAGCCTCGGATTTTGTATGCAGTTCTACTAGGCGGATGGTCTATTGCTACCTGTTTTCAAGCTTTGGTAAATGGATTTTCCGCACTTTTTGGTTTACGTGTAGTTCTTGGCACCTTTGAAGCTCCTTCTTATCCAACGAATAACCGAGTTGTTACCTCATGGTTTCCTGAGCAAGAACGAGCTACTTCTACTGCCTTCTATACATCAGGACAGTATGTAGGTATTGCCTTTTTTACTCCAATGCTAGTGTATATCCAAAATACTTTCGGCTGGCGGGGAATGCTTTTCTTTACAGGGGCTCTTGGTGTTATCTACAGCATTGCCTGGTATATTTTCTATCGTGATCCCAAGGACAGTAAAGCAAATGAAGCTGAACTTAATTATATCCGCCAGGGTGGTGGTCTAGTTGATATGGATGGAAAAGAAAAGGTTAGAAAAGCAAGTTGGTCACAGTTAAAGTATGTGTTGAAAAACCGCAATATTTGGGGTGTATTTATTGCCCAGTTTTGTCTCTCTTCGATTCTTTGGTTTTTCTTAACCTGGTTTCCCACTTATCTAGTTCAATATCGCGGTATGACTTTTATAAAAATGGGTTTTATGGCTTCTCTACCCTTTTTAGCGGCTTATGTTGGTATATTATCTTCAGGATTTATTTCGGACTATCTTATAAAACGTGGCCATTCCATTGGTTTTGCCCGCAAAATACCTATTGTTACTGGCCTTATCTTAGCGACTTCTATCGTAGGTGCTAACTATGTTCAAGATCAAACCTACGTTATCATGTTTATGGCATTAGCATTCTTTGGAAATGGGTTGGCGTCTATTACTTGGGTTTTTGTGTCTGCTTTGGCACCATCTCATCTAATAGGTCTTACTGGCGGGATGTTTAATTTTATGGGAAATCTTTCTGCGATTGCTGTGCCTATTATTATCGGAATTTTAGCAAAAGGCGGAAATTTCGAACCAGCATTGGTGTTTATTAGTTCGTTGGCCTTGATTGGGGCATTGTCTTATATCTTTATTGTCGGAAAAGTCGAGCGTATTGTGGTTCCTGAAGAATAGGAATCTTCACATATAAAATGAAAAGGATGGTGTCGAACAATGAAAGAAATCGTGATTACAAAACCCCATGAATATGCAATAAGAGAGGTGCCAATTCCGGAACTAGCCAATGATTATGAAGTATTGGTACAAATGAAAGCTGCTGGTGTATGTGGTTCTGATCATCACATTTATCATGGAGCAAATCCCTGTTCTACCTACCCGAGAATTCCAGGTCATGAAAATGCAGGGGTAATTGCCAAGGTTGGTTCAAAAGTGACGAAGGTTAAAGTGGGGGACAGAGTTGTAGTTGACTTGATTATAACTTGTGGCGAATGCTACCAGTGTAAAATCGGCAGAGAAAATGTATGCGAGAATGTGCGGGTACGTGGTAGCGGCGCAGATGGTGGTTTTAGAGAATACTTTACAGCACCGGAAGACGATGTGTATGTATTTCCCGAGTCCATTCCTTTTAAAGATGCCGCATTAATTGAACCATATGCTATCGGCGCACACTGTACTGCAAGAGGTAGATTAGTATCCGAGGATATCGTGTTTATATTGGGTACAGGAACAATCGGCTCGATTATTCTGCAAACCTGCAAAGCAAAAGGCTGCACAGTAATTTGTTGTGATGTTAACGATGAAACACTAGAACGAGCCAAAGGTTATGGTGCAGATTATATTATTAACAGCAAGAAGGAAAATATAGTGCAACGAGTGCAGGAATTTACCAAGGGGAAAGGCGTTACAATTGCCTTTGATTCTGCCTGCTTCCAAGGATCATTGACTTCTCTATTTGAAGTTGGTCTTGTGCGCAACGCTGGTCGGATTGTAAGTTTAGGTTTTGTCAGTGCACCAGAAGCTATTTCACAAGCCATGTTAAATCAGCGTGAGCTTGACTTGATTGGTTCAAGAATGTCTTCTTATCAGTTTGAACCTACAATTGAGAAATTTGCTAATCACGAATTTAACTTAGAAGGCATTGCGACAACCTTTATTAAATTCAGTGAAATCGAAAAAATGTTTTATTATATGGATAATCCTGATCCTAAAGTGAAAAAAATGGTTCTTTTATTTGAATAAAGAAGGGGTGCTATTATGAAAATGTTTAATATCAAAGGTAAAAAAGCGATTGTAACAGGAGGTAGTAGAGGCCTGGGCTATGGAATGGCGGAAGGACTGTTAGAAGCTGGTTGTGAAGTGGCAATTATTGGTTCCTCTGATAAAACCTTTGCAGCAGCAGCGGCATTTGCTGAAAAAGGCTATAAATGTTATGGCGTAAAAGCAGATTTAAGAGATAGGGTAGACAATCATCGCGCTTTTGCTGATTGTCTAGCAGCACTTGGCGGTGATTTGGATATTCTGGTGACCGCGGCAGGCATCCAACGAAGACATAGTGCAGAGGATTTTCCCATTGAGGAATGGGATGAGGTTATGAGTATCAATCTACATTCGGTATTTATTATGTGCCAATTAGCAGGACGCATTATGCTTAAGAAGGGCTATGGGAAGATTATTAATGTTGCCTCCATGGCCTCCTTCTTTGGCGGGCAAACAGTTCCAGCTTACTCAGCAGCTAAGGGAGGCGTGGCACAGCTTACCAAGGAAATGTCAAATGATTGGGTAGGTAGAGGTGTTAATGTCAATGCCATCGCCCCTGGCTACATGGCAACAGACATGAATGAAGCAATCATAAATAATGAGACAAGATACCAACAAATTTCGGAGCGGATTCCTGCAGGTCGATGGGGGACTGGCGATGATATGAAAGGGGCAGTAATTTATTTGGCTTCAGCGGCAAGTGACTATGTAAGTGGAGCGATTATTCCTGTTGATGGTGGTTATCTAGTAAAGTAGCCTAGAATGTTAGAATTAAATGCAATTTTTATGATGATAAACCTGAACTTAATGTGAATACAATAAGCTCTTCGAAGATTACAGATATCCAAGGAAACAATATGTAACGACAAACGCTTGCAAAGCAGCCTAGCATTGCAGGCGTTTTGTATTTTAGTGGTAGTGGAATAGAAATTTAGGAAACTTTTTCAAAGACTCAAAAAGAACCATTCCTGTGATTTTACGTAGTCCTTCTAATGTATATTTATTTCCTAATTATCTCAAACTACATTTGATAGAATACAGGGAGGTGTTTTAAGTTGCAGCAAAATAGTCTTACTCAAAAGGAACGCGCTTACTTGAAAGATGCGCTTGAATTGGAAAACCTTTGTATCGCGAAATATGGTGTTTATGCTGACCAATGTGCGGACCATGAATTAAAAAATATGATGTTTAGTATTGCTAAAAATAAACGTCATAATGCTAATATGATTAAGCAAGAACTTGGTAATTCCGAGTTCCTGTATCAATAGTAGGGAGGCTAGATAATGGACAACCCAAGGCAATCTCAACCAATGAGCAGAAATCGGCTTTCAGACCGCGATATGTTGCTGGATTTGGTGATTACGGAAAAACATTTATCAAGACTGTATGATCAAGGTGTGTTAGAATCTACCTCACCTATGATATCTAATACTTTTGAACGATTACAGGATAGTAGTCATGATAACGCTCGCACTATTTTTACGGCTATGCAGGGGCGTGGCTGGTATAATCCAGAACGTACTGGGAGAAGTGAGCGTCTCTCAAGAGGACCACAAAAGCAATCCAGCGAATTTTTTGACACAACTGCTGACAGTAAATATGCGGTATCTTCTGGTACAAAAAGATTTGGTAGGCACTTGCCTCGTGAACAGCGGTCTGGTAAATCCGGTATATTTGCTAATCAAAAGCAAGAAATAGATTCCTTGGATTGGCAGTACAGAAGCTAAGTTGGCACTTATTAAGAATAAAGAGCTGCTGCAAAATAGGTTTTTAAACCTATTAGCAGCAGCTTTTTATTTTTTCAAATCAGCATTTTTGAATTGAGTGAGTATAAATTCTTCGTCACTAAATTAATTGATAAAATAACCCGTGGTTTGAGCAATGGAAATATAGTTTGCCGTGCCCTTGCTTATGAAAGCGAAACTGCATATTCCATTCAGGATATTGCTTTACAATAATCACTCTATCACCCGTGACATAAGCAACAAAAGTAATAGAATGCTCTTTTTTCATCTCATGGGCTGATGTGACATACAGTTCGTCTTCTACAGGCTCTATATTTAGCAAATGGCTTTCCGATGCTTTTTCTGCAACTAAAGCTTCCATTCTTTTGCCGCAACATGAAATATTGGCATCTCCTGTTGCTGTCATAAGGTTATTACACTGGGGGCAGACATAAAATGTAAGCTTTTTCATATTCCCTCCAATTGTTTCGTTTAATTCAATTTTACCTGATAGAATTTCTTCAATATTGACGCCAAGTATTTGTGAAAGTTCTGGAAGTAATGATACATCGGGACATCCAAGACCACGTTCCCATTTACTTATTGCTTTGTCGCTGATGTTCATTAAATCAGCTAATTGCTTTTGCGTCATATCTTTTTCTTTTCGCAGGTTATATATTAACTTACCAATTTTATCGCAATTCATTAGTATCACCTCCGAACTCTAGTTTAGAGCATATTTAAAATACTATCAATAAACGAACCGTAGAGTAAGATTGGAATGAAAGGGGGAAAACTGTGATCATTATTTAGATAGTATAATCAAATTTCCCACCAATGATTATTTGATGCGTCAAAAAAGATAATTAAAATCCTGCTAATAATAATGAAAATTAGCAGAAGTTTGGCCATTTATATTAAGTATATAAATAGAAAGTATAATACTTTCAGGTACCTACTTGTAATTATTTTGATTACATTCTATTATTATAGCGTAGCATGTTACGAGTAAGAGAAAACGGAGTAGTGAGATATCTTGACTCTGCTAAACTGCGAGGATAATCTTATATATATTGAAATATAGAATAATAGATAGTTTAAACGTGATATTAGCTCGCATACAAATAGGTGCATATACACTTATAAGGGTAGTTATGTCACAGAGAAAATTAATGGAGGTATTACAATGAAAGATGTAATCAAAAATGCAATTAAAAAGTATGTGCTGGAAAGTAAAAGTAATTGGTCTGAGGAAATTAATGACCATTGGTTTGATGAACCAATTATAAAATTTGCATCTGCAGATGATCCTTTATTTGAAGAGTATAAAAAAATAATTGGTAATTATCATTTAACTCCAAGAGAAGTGTTTGAGTTAGTTTTTGGCGAAGGTACCTATAATGGGGGAACAGTTATAAGTGTTGTATTACCGATTAATGAAAAGATTAGAAAAAGTAACGGGATGCAAACCGAATGGCCATCAAAAGAATGGGCACTGCTTCGCACTTTTCAAGTAATGTATTTCAGGGAAATAACTAAGTATATAGAGAATTTTTTAAATGAAAGAGGATATAGAACGATATCCCCTTATCATTCTGAATGGTTTAAAAAAATTGACGAACCGGATTCAGGGAAAGCTCTAGGGCCAACGTCAAATTGGTCAGAACGTCACATAGCTTATGCAGCTGGACTGGGTACTTTTTCAATAAATGATGCTTTTATTACAGAAAAAGGAATTGCAATCAAGTTGGTTTCAGTTGTAACGGAATTAAAACTAACTCCAGATATTAGAACAGCTAAAAATCATACCGAAAATTGCCTGCTATGCAGCAAGGGGATTTGTGGAGCTTGCATTAAACGCTGTCCTGTTAATGCTATATCTAAAGAAGGTCATGATAAAATCAAGTGTTATAAATATGCTTACGGAGAAGAAGCAAAAAAATTAGCTGCGTCTTATGGCGGAAATTATGCAGTAGGGGCA
This window encodes:
- a CDS encoding mechanosensitive ion channel family protein, producing the protein MFEFFTEIGNRIINGGFKMHLVVFFISLALGIIILRLVFSKLLKIIANRTKISYPLLEQTFRGIPTLLGILIGLYAVMEILTIPPRPLLFVQGLFHSITILSVTLMVAHLGSGYLKHKLGKTSKNFASTSIIVTAIDLTVYAIGILILLESFGVSISPLITALGVGGLATALALQDTLANLFSGINILVSKQIKMGDFVRLSSGEEGHVVDMNWRNTTIKTPTENMAVVPNKTIASAIITNYAQPFAECSISIPIGVSYESDLDHVEEVTAAVAKEILQETEGGIKNFEPFIRYGSFGGASINFNVILRVKTVTDQHLVRHEFIKRIYKRYQQEGIIIPIQK
- a CDS encoding MFS transporter, with the translated sequence MNHVQTKTNTVPNWVTLLLAIACGVIVANLYYAQPLIGLISVDTNLSAASAGLIVTLTQVGYVIGLLFIVPLSDLIENRRLVVSALAVVICALVAASLAHNALLFLVTAMFIGLGSVAAQILVPYAAHLATEERRGQVVGNIMSGLLLGIMLARPIASFITDLWGWQAVFALSAIITTVLTVLLALVLPERKPSPTMNYGELIGSLWLLFKTKSILRRRAFYQACLFGAFSLFWTVVPLWLTNHFHLSQQGIALFALAGVSGAIAAPIAGRLADKGWTRVLTGSAIVIAAVSFLLPLIVQDDSAIALAILVVAAIMLDMAVSGNLVLGQRTIYSLGNEIRGRLNGVFMAVFFIGGAIGSSLGGWAYASGGWMLASMLGLSMPIAALLYYFTEKK
- a CDS encoding TetR/AcrR family transcriptional regulator, which translates into the protein MEKKKGRPRNIETEKAILAASYDLLLENGFGTVTVDKIAERAKVSKATIYKWWPNKAAVVMDGFLSAAMARLPVPDTGSAITDIVIQATNLARFLTSREGKVINELIAEGQADLKLAEEYRLRYFNPRRLDSRRILERGVQRGELKKDLNIELCIDLIYGPLFYRLLVTGEKLDESVIEVLVNYAFEGIKSK
- a CDS encoding FadR/GntR family transcriptional regulator; the encoded protein is MQILKANITQQVIEYLKKNIENGTWAVGEKIPSENNLTEILGVSRASVRVAIQQFIALDALQSIQGKGTFVKTNNITGVGSNLNAIDEANYDDIIQVLEFRRIIETECAYIAAQQATDETINNLKRYLGNMKDSIDQSEEFVKQDMLFHEEICHATGNRLLENCLKDVFQQTAKNHKQMNEAFGYNDGIYYHTLLLKAIQNKDARKAKNLMKEHLQQAIERLK
- a CDS encoding enolase C-terminal domain-like protein; the protein is MDTKITDIKVILTAPEGINLIVVKVETNQDGLYGLGCATFAYRHVAVKCVIEEYLKPLLVGKSAEKIEELWQLMHQNAYWRNGPIENNAISGVDMALWDIKGKMANMPLYQLFGGKCREGVPIYRHADGKDLNELCENIQKYKEQGITHIRCQSGGYGGSGYGKAPANSPIGALDGIYLDNKKYMRDTLKLFDGIRSKIGFDIALCHDVHERLKPIEAIKFACELEQYDLFFLEDAIPLEEGEWIRQLRAKTTIPLAQGELFNNPYEWKTLITDRLIDYIRVHISQIGGITAGRKLQIFAEQFGVRTAWHGPGDMSPLAHAANIHIDLAAPNFGVQEWSGTEPPNFVIQELKGPREALLDVFPGMPEYKNGYVYANDKPGLGVDINEAEAAKYPCENTVTTWTQTRMIDGTLNTP
- a CDS encoding MFS transporter: MNVISQTTQPEKATKKRFMVGFLLFLGVIINYMDRSNISLAAPLLGKDLNLDSVQMGLIFSAFGWSYAILQIPGGLIVDRIKPRILYAVLLGGWSIATCFQALVNGFSALFGLRVVLGTFEAPSYPTNNRVVTSWFPEQERATSTAFYTSGQYVGIAFFTPMLVYIQNTFGWRGMLFFTGALGVIYSIAWYIFYRDPKDSKANEAELNYIRQGGGLVDMDGKEKVRKASWSQLKYVLKNRNIWGVFIAQFCLSSILWFFLTWFPTYLVQYRGMTFIKMGFMASLPFLAAYVGILSSGFISDYLIKRGHSIGFARKIPIVTGLILATSIVGANYVQDQTYVIMFMALAFFGNGLASITWVFVSALAPSHLIGLTGGMFNFMGNLSAIAVPIIIGILAKGGNFEPALVFISSLALIGALSYIFIVGKVERIVVPEE
- a CDS encoding alcohol dehydrogenase catalytic domain-containing protein, which produces MKEIVITKPHEYAIREVPIPELANDYEVLVQMKAAGVCGSDHHIYHGANPCSTYPRIPGHENAGVIAKVGSKVTKVKVGDRVVVDLIITCGECYQCKIGRENVCENVRVRGSGADGGFREYFTAPEDDVYVFPESIPFKDAALIEPYAIGAHCTARGRLVSEDIVFILGTGTIGSIILQTCKAKGCTVICCDVNDETLERAKGYGADYIINSKKENIVQRVQEFTKGKGVTIAFDSACFQGSLTSLFEVGLVRNAGRIVSLGFVSAPEAISQAMLNQRELDLIGSRMSSYQFEPTIEKFANHEFNLEGIATTFIKFSEIEKMFYYMDNPDPKVKKMVLLFE
- a CDS encoding SDR family oxidoreductase, which encodes MKMFNIKGKKAIVTGGSRGLGYGMAEGLLEAGCEVAIIGSSDKTFAAAAAFAEKGYKCYGVKADLRDRVDNHRAFADCLAALGGDLDILVTAAGIQRRHSAEDFPIEEWDEVMSINLHSVFIMCQLAGRIMLKKGYGKIINVASMASFFGGQTVPAYSAAKGGVAQLTKEMSNDWVGRGVNVNAIAPGYMATDMNEAIINNETRYQQISERIPAGRWGTGDDMKGAVIYLASAASDYVSGAIIPVDGGYLVK
- a CDS encoding spore coat protein, whose product is MDNPRQSQPMSRNRLSDRDMLLDLVITEKHLSRLYDQGVLESTSPMISNTFERLQDSSHDNARTIFTAMQGRGWYNPERTGRSERLSRGPQKQSSEFFDTTADSKYAVSSGTKRFGRHLPREQRSGKSGIFANQKQEIDSLDWQYRS
- a CDS encoding helix-turn-helix transcriptional regulator, coding for MNCDKIGKLIYNLRKEKDMTQKQLADLMNISDKAISKWERGLGCPDVSLLPELSQILGVNIEEILSGKIELNETIGGNMKKLTFYVCPQCNNLMTATGDANISCCGKRMEALVAEKASESHLLNIEPVEDELYVTSAHEMKKEHSITFVAYVTGDRVIIVKQYPEWNMQFRFHKQGHGKLYFHCSNHGLFYQLI
- a CDS encoding epoxyqueuosine reductase yields the protein MKDVIKNAIKKYVLESKSNWSEEINDHWFDEPIIKFASADDPLFEEYKKIIGNYHLTPREVFELVFGEGTYNGGTVISVVLPINEKIRKSNGMQTEWPSKEWALLRTFQVMYFREITKYIENFLNERGYRTISPYHSEWFKKIDEPDSGKALGPTSNWSERHIAYAAGLGTFSINDAFITEKGIAIKLVSVVTELKLTPDIRTAKNHTENCLLCSKGICGACIKRCPVNAISKEGHDKIKCYKYAYGEEAKKLAASYGGNYAVGAGCGLCQTSVPCEGKNPIKSNY